From Fervidobacterium gondwanense DSM 13020, a single genomic window includes:
- a CDS encoding DMT family transporter: protein MGKNGNWRVYLAGVTVSLIFGLSFLFTKAGIEYVGIYTFLSYRFGIATAAILLLSFLKVVRISRKPYWKLWKVVIFQPIMYFIFETNGLRYATSSEAGMIIAMIPIVIAFLSPFMLKEKLHWFQVLFAFTSFLGVSLIVGGGGFEKGAFIGKVLVLCAVFSAALYNIFSRKLSALFEPMEITFTMMLTGFLFFTTMSLITGQFEITTNLSAIISALYLGVLSSTVAFFLVNYMLSKVSPTVSSLFSNLTTIVSVLAGSLIRHEKILFIQIIGMVMILASLVANSYLSSRAKNKTSA from the coding sequence ATGGGGAAGAATGGAAACTGGAGAGTTTATCTTGCTGGAGTTACCGTTTCGCTGATATTTGGACTTTCTTTTTTGTTCACAAAGGCTGGCATTGAGTACGTGGGGATTTACACGTTTTTGTCTTATAGGTTTGGTATAGCAACCGCTGCTATTCTGTTGCTAAGTTTTCTGAAAGTTGTCCGTATAAGTAGGAAGCCTTACTGGAAGCTGTGGAAAGTTGTTATTTTCCAGCCTATAATGTATTTTATTTTTGAAACGAATGGTTTGAGGTACGCAACTTCTTCAGAGGCTGGTATGATAATAGCGATGATACCCATTGTTATTGCTTTTCTCAGTCCATTCATGCTTAAGGAAAAGCTACACTGGTTTCAGGTTTTGTTTGCATTCACAAGCTTCTTGGGCGTCTCTCTAATAGTTGGAGGCGGCGGATTTGAAAAAGGAGCTTTCATAGGAAAGGTGTTAGTTCTGTGTGCCGTCTTTTCTGCAGCACTTTATAATATTTTCTCGCGGAAGTTATCAGCGCTCTTCGAACCTATGGAAATAACATTCACAATGATGCTGACAGGTTTTTTGTTTTTCACAACCATGAGTTTAATCACTGGTCAGTTCGAGATAACGACGAATTTATCAGCAATTATCAGTGCTCTGTACCTTGGTGTTTTATCTTCAACAGTTGCTTTCTTCTTGGTAAATTACATGCTCAGCAAAGTCTCACCGACCGTTTCGTCTCTATTTTCTAATTTGACGACAATCGTTTCTGTATTGGCTGGTAGCCTGATTCGTCATGAAAAGATACTCTTTATTCAAATAATCGGTATGGTCATGATACTTGCATCACTTGTTGCCAATTCGTACCTTAGTTCGAGAGCTAAAAACAAGACCTCGGCTTGA